Proteins encoded within one genomic window of Alcanivorax sp. REN37:
- a CDS encoding DNA-3-methyladenine glycosylase family protein → MPRYHPDLHAAADHALRQLDDDWARLVDRCGPRGAPQHPGQDPYQTLIRAVIHQQVHGRAAAAILGRLLALFPQQPFPAPEQLLATTPEQLRACGLSASKQRSVLGIADAKRAGRIPDYDSAQQMDDDSLIRQLTELWGVGRWTVEMLLIDTLGRTDILPVDDFGVREGYRRLKQLPQSPTPKQLRELGAAWAPYRTFASWYLWHAGHNLPAPAP, encoded by the coding sequence ATGCCGCGCTACCATCCCGACCTGCACGCCGCCGCCGACCACGCCCTGCGCCAACTGGATGACGACTGGGCGCGACTGGTTGACCGCTGCGGTCCGCGCGGCGCGCCGCAACATCCCGGCCAAGATCCCTACCAAACTCTGATTCGTGCGGTGATCCACCAGCAGGTACACGGCCGCGCCGCAGCGGCGATCCTCGGCCGCTTGCTGGCGCTGTTCCCGCAGCAGCCATTCCCAGCACCGGAACAGTTGCTGGCCACCACCCCGGAACAATTGCGAGCCTGCGGCTTATCCGCCAGCAAACAGCGCAGCGTGCTCGGCATCGCTGATGCCAAGCGTGCCGGCCGCATTCCTGATTACGACAGTGCCCAGCAGATGGATGACGACAGCCTGATCCGCCAGCTCACCGAGCTATGGGGCGTCGGCCGCTGGACCGTGGAGATGTTGTTGATTGATACCCTCGGCCGCACCGACATCTTGCCGGTGGATGACTTCGGCGTGCGCGAAGGCTACCGGCGTCTGAAACAGCTGCCGCAGTCGCCCACACCGAAACAACTGCGCGAGCTGGGCGCGGCTTGGGCGCCCTACCGCACCTTTGCCAGCTGGTACCTGTGGCACGCCGGCCACAACCTGCCGGCCCCGGCGCCGTGA
- a CDS encoding DUF2218 domain-containing protein: MAEQKFRVISEDPARIMRRLVRHWAHKYETELDDTSGRVHLGEQGSVVMQWVESALAIQIQADDQAGCDTLREIVVAHLQNFEGERPLRVE, from the coding sequence GTGGCTGAACAGAAGTTCCGAGTAATCAGTGAGGACCCGGCACGCATCATGCGGCGGCTGGTCCGCCATTGGGCGCACAAGTATGAGACCGAGCTGGACGATACCAGCGGCCGCGTGCATCTTGGCGAACAGGGCAGCGTGGTGATGCAGTGGGTGGAGTCCGCCCTGGCCATACAGATCCAGGCCGACGACCAAGCCGGCTGCGACACGCTGAGGGAAATCGTAGTGGCGCACTTGCAGAACTTCGAGGGCGAGCGCCCATTGCGTGTGGAATGA
- a CDS encoding DoxX family protein: MNALHQPDLGKLILRLTLGILLLLHGIAKLRYGIDWIGDSLVGMGLPRFIAYGVYVGEILAPLMLILGIYARIGALLAVGNMAFAILIAHMGELWQLNDSGGWALELQGFFLFTALALVFIGPGRYAVRQ; encoded by the coding sequence ATGAATGCACTGCACCAGCCGGATCTCGGCAAACTGATTTTGCGTCTGACGCTTGGCATCCTGCTGCTGTTGCACGGCATCGCCAAGCTGCGTTACGGCATCGACTGGATCGGTGACTCATTGGTAGGCATGGGGCTGCCGCGCTTCATCGCTTATGGCGTCTACGTCGGTGAGATTTTGGCGCCGCTGATGTTGATCCTCGGCATCTACGCCCGTATCGGTGCGCTGCTGGCGGTGGGCAACATGGCGTTTGCCATCCTGATCGCGCATATGGGCGAGCTGTGGCAGCTGAATGACAGCGGTGGCTGGGCATTGGAACTGCAGGGCTTCTTCCTGTTCACCGCGCTGGCGCTGGTGTTCATCGGCCCGGGGCGCTACGCAGTGCGGCAATGA
- a CDS encoding zinc-dependent peptidase, with product MWSRWLENRRMRRYRFERSDWERCVAWWPPAAAVSGPLREQWFDLVKRFLLRKSIVGGAGFEVTDDMRWTVASMATLPVLGRGLQLYRGWEVVVLYETQFCSDLEHEDEHGVVHRDEEWRSGEAWEQGPVILSWEDVQGASSMPPYNVVIHEMAHKIDLLTGSANGAPPLPVGVSAQHWQQVMAAAMAELAQWERDGDTGWLDPYALEHPAEFFAVLAEVFFEAPQALAQQWPQVYTALAGCFRLHWQQDRWEVAA from the coding sequence ATGTGGTCACGCTGGTTGGAAAATCGACGCATGCGGCGCTACCGCTTCGAGCGCAGCGACTGGGAACGCTGCGTGGCGTGGTGGCCGCCGGCGGCGGCAGTATCGGGTCCGTTGCGTGAGCAGTGGTTCGATCTGGTGAAGCGCTTTTTGCTGCGTAAAAGCATCGTCGGCGGCGCTGGGTTCGAGGTCACCGATGACATGCGCTGGACCGTGGCGAGCATGGCCACGCTGCCGGTACTCGGACGCGGTTTGCAGCTTTATCGCGGCTGGGAAGTGGTCGTGTTGTACGAGACCCAGTTCTGTTCCGACCTGGAGCACGAGGATGAGCATGGCGTGGTGCATCGCGATGAAGAATGGCGCAGTGGCGAAGCCTGGGAGCAGGGGCCAGTGATTCTGTCCTGGGAAGACGTGCAAGGCGCCAGCAGCATGCCCCCCTACAACGTGGTGATCCACGAGATGGCGCACAAAATCGACCTGCTCACCGGCAGTGCCAATGGCGCGCCGCCGCTGCCGGTAGGTGTTTCGGCGCAGCATTGGCAGCAGGTGATGGCGGCGGCGATGGCCGAATTGGCGCAATGGGAGCGCGACGGCGATACCGGCTGGCTCGATCCCTACGCGCTGGAGCATCCGGCCGAATTCTTCGCCGTGCTGGCCGAGGTGTTTTTCGAGGCGCCGCAAGCGTTGGCGCAGCAATGGCCGCAGGTGTACACCGCGCTGGCCGGCTGCTTCCGACTGCACTGGCAGCAAGATCGTTGGGAGGTGGCCGCATGA
- a CDS encoding AraC family transcriptional regulator, with translation MNSADCSAHLQHSPQPLEVLALEAPAGRQYAAHAHRRGQLLYATDGLLTVGTEDGEWVVPPQRAIWLPPDFPHRVSALTPVQVRSVFIEPGAHPALLLEAEVVAVSALLAALLDAALAQPEAVRRAHIDALLLDEIAAAPVLSLHIPLPQHAALAERCRQWLERPADAATLSDWADALAMHPRTLARLFQRQTGYTFGHWLREARLILSLTALARGTPVLTVALEHGYDSPSAFSAAFRRAFGAPPSHFLPPS, from the coding sequence GTGAACAGCGCCGACTGCTCCGCACATTTGCAGCACAGCCCACAACCGCTGGAAGTGTTGGCGTTGGAGGCGCCCGCCGGGCGCCAATATGCCGCCCATGCTCACCGCCGCGGCCAGCTACTATATGCCACCGACGGTCTGCTGACAGTGGGTACCGAAGATGGCGAGTGGGTGGTGCCGCCACAGCGCGCGATTTGGCTGCCCCCGGATTTCCCGCACCGGGTCAGTGCGCTGACGCCGGTGCAAGTGCGTTCGGTGTTCATCGAGCCTGGTGCCCACCCGGCTTTGCTGCTGGAGGCGGAAGTGGTGGCGGTGTCAGCGCTGCTGGCGGCGTTGCTGGATGCGGCGCTGGCGCAGCCGGAGGCGGTCCGCCGTGCCCATATCGACGCCCTGCTGCTGGATGAAATCGCCGCCGCGCCGGTGCTGTCACTGCACATCCCGCTGCCGCAGCACGCGGCGCTGGCCGAACGCTGCCGACAATGGCTGGAGCGGCCCGCCGATGCCGCCACACTCAGCGACTGGGCGGACGCGCTGGCGATGCACCCGCGCACGCTGGCGCGACTGTTTCAACGCCAGACCGGTTACACCTTTGGCCACTGGCTGCGTGAAGCGCGACTGATCTTGAGCCTCACCGCCTTGGCGCGCGGCACCCCGGTGCTGACGGTGGCACTGGAACACGGCTACGACAGCCCGAGCGCCTTCTCCGCCGCCTTCCGCCGTGCCTTTGGTGCGCCGCCAAGCCATTTCCTGCCGCCATCCTGA
- a CDS encoding YdbH domain-containing protein, protein MRVRKLLLWLGLVVLALMLLLIALWYGLRPLAGHYGVNWQSHNWQQGALVLRQLRWQDDDCERVQLDALVLVPGWPLRVLADGVKLPACPAAPATDEPFTLPQLPWMPPLEARVSGLVVADQQLDLRLSHRQRQWWLVARALTWPQALLSATLDQEGRWQVAGRWPLAALSDQVVGGLRVHGSGDQYSPRPQGRLELTLDEVGVVDRPERADLAATLTLSEAGWQAALQSSGPVRGAPELLIRLEPWQLQGDWSGTIAHADGALTVEAEAGRAALHLDSDGLDQGNGRLAFSSEWLSGEVPFSWQQGQLTVPAHELAGSDGLRVRWPELTVPLATSGEAAVSLALDYQELAAQVVGSRVSWSLPDWRWQGRVRLSGTVADAKLDGGWNGHWDAAGPGGEPLRLALQHPQGQLALDVPVSPAVLDQQRVEGSVRGRAEDIPLSGRWSASWAGAQPHGDVTLTAQLPEFSHGGQLTLTSRWQLDTEAMALTLPAGATLQLDSSVWQELLLRPVTVTSVGPLQLDEHGARGRLALAAEGLVAARHRVPALAGELDLKGVAAALTLRVPDWDTRLSADAAPHGGGWAGRLTLESPLSPAQSQSLPLTLADGQVSASGRWQWQDDLSLEASLRLRDAVLDWGGVRAEGVAGEWALSMLPGQRVRAHSVGPMTVAKADVGFPITEIAATLDTDLEQWRLTDIRAELLGGELLAPALSWPGSAYQTVVVTRIELPQLAALQSEPVVTLTGRVGGYLPLRLGADSVAIRAGKLANETPLGLSLLSSDALTAMKASNTAVSLALDSLSVLEIGTFQAQLDMADDGWLSAAVNLAGVNPSQGGLAVAFNYTHQENLRVLLRSLRIADELSQQVMESLP, encoded by the coding sequence ATGAGGGTGCGCAAGCTGTTGCTGTGGCTGGGCCTGGTCGTGCTGGCGCTGATGCTGCTGCTGATCGCGCTGTGGTACGGACTGCGCCCACTGGCCGGCCATTACGGCGTGAACTGGCAGAGCCATAACTGGCAGCAGGGCGCACTGGTGCTGCGTCAGCTGCGCTGGCAGGACGACGACTGCGAGCGGGTACAGCTGGACGCGCTGGTGCTGGTGCCAGGCTGGCCGCTGCGGGTGCTGGCGGACGGTGTGAAATTGCCGGCCTGCCCAGCGGCGCCGGCCACCGACGAGCCGTTTACGTTACCCCAGTTGCCGTGGATGCCGCCGCTGGAAGCGCGCGTCAGCGGATTGGTGGTGGCCGACCAGCAACTGGATCTGCGGTTATCACACCGGCAGCGCCAGTGGTGGCTAGTGGCGCGGGCACTGACCTGGCCCCAGGCGCTGCTCAGCGCCACCCTCGATCAAGAAGGGCGCTGGCAAGTGGCGGGTCGCTGGCCGCTGGCGGCCCTGTCGGATCAAGTGGTTGGTGGTCTGCGCGTGCATGGCAGCGGTGACCAATACAGTCCGCGCCCACAAGGGCGGCTGGAGCTCACGCTGGATGAGGTCGGTGTGGTGGACCGCCCGGAGCGTGCTGATCTGGCCGCTACCCTGACGCTGTCGGAGGCCGGCTGGCAGGCTGCCTTGCAGAGCAGTGGTCCGGTGCGCGGCGCGCCGGAGCTGTTGATCAGGCTGGAGCCGTGGCAGTTGCAGGGCGATTGGTCCGGCACCATTGCCCATGCCGACGGCGCCTTGACGGTGGAGGCCGAGGCCGGCCGCGCGGCACTGCACCTGGACAGCGACGGGCTTGACCAGGGCAACGGCCGGCTGGCGTTCAGCAGCGAATGGCTGTCCGGCGAGGTGCCGTTCAGTTGGCAGCAGGGACAGCTGACCGTGCCCGCCCACGAGCTGGCCGGCAGCGATGGGTTGCGGGTGCGCTGGCCGGAGCTGACGGTGCCGTTGGCCACCAGCGGCGAAGCCGCTGTTTCACTGGCGTTGGATTATCAAGAGCTGGCGGCGCAGGTGGTTGGCAGCCGCGTCAGCTGGTCGCTGCCAGATTGGCGCTGGCAGGGCCGCGTCCGGTTGTCCGGCACGGTGGCTGACGCCAAGCTGGACGGCGGTTGGAACGGCCATTGGGATGCCGCCGGTCCCGGCGGCGAGCCGCTGCGGCTGGCGCTGCAGCACCCGCAGGGCCAACTGGCGCTGGACGTGCCGGTGTCACCGGCCGTGTTGGACCAGCAACGCGTTGAAGGCAGTGTGCGCGGCCGCGCGGAAGACATCCCGCTGAGCGGGCGCTGGAGTGCGTCTTGGGCTGGGGCGCAGCCGCACGGTGATGTCACCCTGACTGCACAGTTGCCGGAGTTCAGTCACGGCGGCCAGCTGACGCTGACCAGCCGCTGGCAATTGGACACCGAGGCGATGGCGCTCACCCTTCCCGCCGGCGCCACGCTGCAGTTGGACAGCTCGGTATGGCAGGAGCTGCTGCTGCGCCCAGTGACGGTCACCAGTGTCGGGCCGCTGCAACTGGATGAACACGGCGCCCGAGGCCGGCTGGCGCTGGCTGCTGAGGGGCTGGTGGCGGCCCGTCACCGGGTGCCGGCGCTGGCGGGCGAGTTGGATCTCAAGGGTGTAGCGGCGGCTCTGACGTTGCGCGTGCCGGACTGGGACACGCGCTTGAGTGCCGATGCCGCGCCCCACGGCGGCGGCTGGGCCGGCCGCCTGACGTTGGAGTCGCCACTGTCGCCAGCGCAGAGCCAATCATTACCACTGACGTTGGCCGACGGTCAGGTGTCAGCCTCTGGTCGCTGGCAGTGGCAGGACGATCTCAGTCTGGAGGCATCGCTGCGATTACGTGATGCGGTGCTCGACTGGGGCGGTGTGCGTGCGGAAGGCGTCGCCGGTGAATGGGCGTTGTCGATGCTGCCGGGGCAGCGGGTACGTGCCCACAGTGTGGGGCCGATGACGGTGGCCAAGGCCGATGTCGGCTTCCCGATCACCGAGATTGCCGCCACCCTCGATACTGATTTGGAGCAGTGGCGGTTGACCGATATTCGCGCTGAGCTGCTGGGCGGCGAGTTGCTGGCGCCGGCGCTGAGCTGGCCGGGCAGCGCGTACCAAACTGTCGTGGTGACGCGCATCGAGTTGCCGCAGCTGGCGGCGTTGCAATCAGAGCCGGTGGTAACGCTGACCGGTCGCGTTGGCGGCTACCTGCCGTTGCGACTGGGTGCCGACAGCGTGGCGATCCGCGCCGGCAAGCTGGCCAATGAGACGCCGCTGGGGCTGTCACTGCTGAGCAGTGATGCCTTGACCGCCATGAAGGCCTCGAACACCGCGGTATCGCTGGCGCTGGATAGTTTGTCGGTGCTCGAGATCGGCACCTTCCAAGCGCAGCTCGACATGGCAGATGATGGTTGGCTGTCGGCGGCG
- a CDS encoding hemerythrin domain-containing protein: MDIFAALRESHERQRQYADALIETQGASEERQRLYRQLRAELAAHETAEERYFYVPLMQHDAGMDLSRHAIAEHHQMDEMVEALDDTDMSSSHWLIRARELRDKVHHHLKEEEQRFFQMAGKILTDQQKQQLAGRYLSDFDQELERHQ; the protein is encoded by the coding sequence ATGGATATTTTTGCAGCACTGCGAGAAAGCCACGAACGCCAACGTCAGTACGCCGATGCGCTGATCGAGACCCAGGGCGCTAGCGAAGAGCGCCAACGCCTGTACCGGCAATTGCGTGCCGAGCTGGCGGCCCATGAAACCGCCGAAGAGCGTTACTTCTACGTGCCGCTGATGCAGCACGATGCCGGCATGGACCTGTCACGCCATGCCATCGCCGAGCATCACCAGATGGACGAAATGGTGGAAGCGCTGGACGACACTGACATGAGCAGTTCTCACTGGCTGATCCGTGCCCGCGAGCTGCGGGACAAGGTGCATCACCATCTGAAGGAAGAAGAGCAGCGGTTTTTCCAAATGGCCGGGAAAATCCTCACCGATCAGCAGAAACAACAATTGGCCGGCCGCTACCTGAGTGATTTCGATCAGGAACTTGAACGGCACCAGTAA
- a CDS encoding MFS transporter: MPIIRPLFVFNTLCLTAMMAFVPLVGPIIRALGLQEWHGGLMIALAGVFWMLTARRWGAASDRLGRKPMLLASTLGYVLAYACLALVVDVALAGTLAVGAALLMLIALRALIGAFYAGIPSISAALVADHTTPAQRARTLAQLGAANGLGLVLGPALGGLLVGQGLAWPLYVAALLPMLGLLWLWATLPAGEVVASAPPPPRGGVFDARLRLPVMAMFIAMGAVVVSQMVVGFYVIDRLGLSPQDAGRVASQAMTAVGVVLICVQVTMSRRAALNIVRCLWLGSAIAALGFLLVTLWVSQWGLIASYALMAAGLALVFPSLQALAANSVGPDEQGRAAGQVAAAQGLAMVLMPLLATVLYRLHSAAPYWMAATLLVLFALAVWRQLARQSAQAAPSDQIL, from the coding sequence ATGCCCATCATCCGTCCCTTGTTCGTGTTCAACACCCTGTGCCTGACCGCCATGATGGCCTTCGTGCCGTTGGTCGGTCCGATCATCCGCGCGCTCGGACTGCAGGAGTGGCATGGCGGCTTGATGATTGCGCTGGCCGGTGTGTTTTGGATGCTGACGGCGCGCCGCTGGGGCGCAGCCTCTGACCGGCTTGGCCGCAAGCCGATGCTGCTCGCCTCCACGCTCGGCTATGTACTCGCTTATGCCTGTCTGGCGTTGGTGGTGGATGTGGCGCTGGCCGGCACGCTGGCGGTAGGAGCAGCGCTGTTGATGCTGATCGCGCTGCGGGCGTTGATCGGTGCGTTCTACGCCGGTATCCCCTCGATCAGCGCCGCCTTGGTGGCCGACCACACCACGCCAGCGCAGCGTGCCCGGACGTTGGCGCAACTGGGCGCCGCCAATGGTCTTGGGTTGGTGTTGGGGCCGGCACTGGGCGGTCTATTGGTGGGCCAAGGGCTGGCGTGGCCGCTGTATGTGGCAGCCTTGCTGCCGATGCTGGGATTGTTGTGGTTGTGGGCCACGCTGCCCGCCGGCGAGGTGGTGGCCAGCGCGCCGCCACCGCCGCGCGGCGGCGTATTCGATGCGCGCCTGCGGCTGCCGGTGATGGCGATGTTCATCGCCATGGGCGCGGTGGTGGTGTCGCAGATGGTGGTCGGTTTCTACGTGATTGACCGGCTCGGGCTGAGCCCGCAGGACGCTGGGCGGGTGGCCAGCCAAGCGATGACCGCGGTCGGCGTGGTGCTGATCTGCGTGCAAGTGACCATGAGCCGTCGTGCTGCGCTGAATATCGTGCGTTGCCTGTGGCTCGGCAGCGCCATTGCGGCACTGGGTTTCCTGTTGGTGACGCTGTGGGTGTCGCAGTGGGGCCTGATCGCCAGCTATGCGTTGATGGCGGCGGGATTGGCATTGGTGTTCCCGTCGTTGCAGGCACTGGCCGCCAACAGCGTCGGCCCGGATGAGCAGGGCCGCGCGGCCGGACAAGTGGCGGCGGCGCAGGGATTGGCGATGGTGTTGATGCCGCTGCTGGCCACGGTGCTGTACCGGTTGCACAGCGCGGCGCCTTACTGGATGGCGGCAACACTGTTGGTGCTGTTTGCGTTGGCAGTGTGGCGCCAGCTGGCACGGCAGTCTGCGCAGGCCGCGCCGTCTGACCAGATTTTATAA
- a CDS encoding 6,7-dimethyl-8-ribityllumazine synthase yields the protein MNQSPAVAFPAAGRIAFIKASWHSEIVDQSLKGFLAALERLGVDPSRVDVFSVPGAFEIPLHAQRLARSGNYLAVVGAALVVDGGIYRHDFVAPAVVEALMRVQLDTDVPAFSVVLTPHHFHEHDEHQRYYYGHFVTKGEEAANAVVQTVSSLAALPA from the coding sequence ATGAATCAGTCTCCTGCCGTAGCTTTTCCCGCCGCCGGCCGTATTGCCTTCATCAAAGCCAGCTGGCACAGCGAAATCGTCGATCAATCCCTCAAAGGTTTTCTCGCCGCGTTGGAGCGGCTCGGCGTCGACCCGTCTCGGGTGGATGTATTCAGTGTGCCCGGTGCATTTGAAATTCCCCTGCATGCCCAGCGGCTGGCTCGCAGCGGCAATTATCTGGCGGTGGTGGGTGCTGCGTTGGTGGTGGACGGTGGCATTTACCGCCACGACTTCGTCGCCCCGGCGGTGGTGGAAGCGCTGATGCGGGTGCAATTGGATACTGACGTGCCGGCGTTCTCGGTGGTCCTGACGCCACACCATTTCCACGAGCATGACGAGCACCAGCGCTACTACTACGGCCATTTCGTCACCAAGGGTGAAGAAGCCGCCAATGCGGTGGTGCAGACCGTGTCCAGCTTGGCGGCGTTGCCGGCCTGA
- the leuA gene encoding 2-isopropylmalate synthase, producing the protein MLSDPSKKYRPVIPFAADYAERTWPTRRLTAAPIWMSTDLRDGNQSLIEPMDSRRKMRFFKQLIAVGLKEIEVAFPSASQTDFDFVRELIDDGHIPADITIEVITQSRPDLIARTFEACAGARRVIVHLYNAIAPAWRRLVFNMTPEQIKQIALDGTAWVREQAARYPDTEWVFQYSPETFSMAEPEFALDVCNAVIDAWQPTPERKMIINLPTTVECTTPNLYADQIEYMHRRLHRREALVLSVHPHNDRGTGVAAAELALLAGADRVEGCLFGNGERTGNVDLVTLALNLYTQGVSPGLDFSDIDAVRQCVEHCNQLPVHPRHPYGGDLVYTAFSGSHQDAIRKGFAQQQDGGFWEVPYLPIDPADLGRTYDAVIRVNSQSGKGGITYLLEQEYGLALPRRLQIEFSRAVQQLTDSSGSEVDAATLYRTFEQEYLQRTTPLKRLHHSVQSGTDGQVAVTVTLALDGQPHTRVGQGDGALAAFIDAVGVPVRVMDFHEHAIGQGASARAACYVELRLGEHGSGFGAGVHSDILTASFDAVLSAVNRQWAAAGQTLPL; encoded by the coding sequence ATGTTGTCTGACCCGTCAAAAAAATACCGTCCGGTGATTCCCTTCGCTGCCGATTACGCCGAGCGCACTTGGCCCACCCGTCGCCTGACGGCGGCACCGATTTGGATGAGCACCGATCTGCGTGACGGCAACCAGTCGCTGATCGAGCCAATGGACAGCCGCCGTAAAATGCGCTTTTTCAAGCAGTTGATTGCGGTGGGATTAAAAGAAATCGAAGTGGCGTTTCCGTCCGCATCACAAACTGATTTCGACTTCGTGCGCGAGCTGATCGACGACGGTCATATTCCTGCCGACATCACCATCGAGGTGATTACCCAGTCGCGCCCGGATCTGATCGCACGCACCTTTGAAGCCTGTGCCGGCGCGCGCCGGGTGATCGTGCATCTGTACAACGCCATTGCGCCGGCGTGGCGGCGGCTGGTGTTCAACATGACGCCGGAGCAGATCAAACAGATTGCGCTGGATGGCACCGCTTGGGTGCGTGAGCAAGCGGCGCGCTACCCAGACACCGAGTGGGTATTTCAGTATTCGCCGGAGACTTTCTCGATGGCGGAACCCGAATTCGCCTTAGACGTGTGTAATGCGGTGATCGACGCCTGGCAGCCGACGCCGGAGCGAAAAATGATCATCAACCTGCCGACCACGGTGGAGTGCACCACGCCCAACTTGTACGCCGACCAGATCGAATACATGCACCGCCGTTTGCACCGCCGAGAAGCCTTGGTGCTCAGCGTGCATCCGCACAATGACCGTGGCACCGGGGTGGCGGCCGCTGAATTGGCGCTGCTGGCAGGTGCCGACCGGGTGGAAGGTTGTCTGTTTGGCAATGGCGAGCGCACCGGCAACGTCGACTTGGTGACGTTGGCGCTGAACCTCTATACCCAAGGCGTGTCACCGGGGCTGGATTTCTCCGACATTGACGCCGTGCGCCAGTGCGTGGAGCACTGCAACCAATTGCCAGTGCATCCGCGCCATCCCTATGGCGGCGACTTGGTGTACACCGCATTCTCCGGCTCGCACCAAGATGCCATCCGCAAAGGTTTCGCCCAGCAGCAGGACGGCGGCTTCTGGGAAGTGCCTTACTTACCGATTGATCCGGCCGACCTGGGCCGCACCTACGACGCCGTCATCCGCGTCAACAGCCAATCCGGCAAGGGCGGCATCACCTACCTGCTGGAACAGGAATACGGTTTGGCGCTGCCGCGCCGGTTGCAGATCGAATTCAGCCGCGCGGTGCAGCAGCTCACCGACAGCTCAGGCAGCGAAGTGGATGCCGCCACCCTGTACCGGACGTTCGAGCAGGAGTATTTGCAGCGCACTACACCGCTCAAACGGCTGCACCACAGCGTGCAATCCGGCACCGATGGCCAAGTCGCGGTGACGGTCACGCTGGCGCTGGACGGCCAGCCCCACACCCGGGTCGGCCAAGGTGATGGCGCCTTGGCGGCGTTCATTGATGCAGTGGGTGTGCCGGTGCGGGTGATGGATTTCCACGAGCACGCCATCGGCCAGGGCGCCAGCGCCCGTGCGGCCTGCTACGTGGAGTTGCGTCTGGGCGAGCACGGTTCCGGCTTTGGGGCCGGTGTGCACAGCGACATCCTTACGGCGTCGTTCGATGCGGTATTGAGTGCCGTCAACCGTCAGTGGGCCGCAGCAGGGCAAACGTTGCCGCTGTGA